The Collibacillus ludicampi region TTTGAAGAAAGATGTTCAAAAAGGCTGCATCTGTATATCATATGATCATCCAAGCTACACACAAATGAATCCTTTTTGAACAGTCTCTATATAAAAGAATCACACGACTTACTTGAAACATTTCTAAGCGCGTGGATGGGTTTGTTCATACACTTCTTTAAGCCTTGTTTTCGTGATATGCGTATAAATTTGCGTCGTCGATATATCGGCATGTCCCAGCATTTCTTGTACGGAGCGAAGATCCGCTCCATTTTCGAGCAGATGCGTAGCAAAAGAATGACGTAACGTGTGAGGCGTAATCTCCTTATCGATCGCCGCCAGTTTCGCATATTTCTTGATAATCTTCCAAAATCCCTGGCGAGAGAGACGACGTCCGTGATGATTCAAAAATAGTGCAGGTTCATGGATATCGCGCACAAGTTTCGTGCGTGATCGAGCCAGATATTGATGAACGTATCTTTCAGCGACAGAACCTAAGGGAATGATCCGTTCTTTGTTCCCTTTTCCTGTACATTTAAGAAATCCCATATTTAAATTCACGTCTTCAACATTTAAGGAAACAAGCTCCGTGACGCGAATTCCCGTCGCATAAAGCAATTCAAGCATCGCTTTGTCGCGCAGACCGGAAACCTTCGAGATATCAGGGCTCTGTAAAAGCGCTTCCACCTCTTCCACGGAAAGGACTTTCGGTAAGCGTTTTTCTATTTTCGGAGATTCCAGATTTGCCGTCGGATCACCGTCGATAAATCCGTCCCGCAAGAGAAATCCGAAGAAGGTACGAATGCTTGCCAAGTTGCGGGAAATGGTGGAATTCGCTTTCCCTTTCCTTTGCAAATCAGCGAGAAATGAAATGATCGTAGCGCGACGCAGTTGATTCACATCTGTAATACTGTTTTGTCTTACATGGTTCGCAAAGTTTGTCAGGTCACGCCGGTAAGACTCAAGCGTATTATTCGCAAGCCCTCGCTCCACGGCGAGATACTGGATAAAGCGGTCGATCAGCTTGTCCATGAATCAAACTCCTTTATACTCGGAACCGTTCTTGCGTTCTGCATAAATGATTCGACGAAACGTTCGCAAATCCTTCCCTCTATATGAAGGAAGGTATTTCGCTCTTTTACGGGGCCCGTTTTCGGTAGCTCGAACTTACGGGTAATGGTAGTTTACTTACGGTGCGAGGGCCTATTCGCCGGTCATGTAAAATTCCACCAAACGCTCCAACCATGATTTCCACCATGGTCCCTGCTGATCGTTTAACGCGTGCACTTTTACAGCGTCTTGACGGGGTTCACGGTAAGGATCAGTGTGTTGAACCATCTCTTGAAAGACGCCGAATAATTTAAAAAGGACAAAACTGAACAGCACGATATAGACGGTCATTCGCAAGTAGCGGATCCATCTGCGAACGGATATGATCATCCGGCCTCTCTCCTTCCTACCCTAATCATATGAAAAAGGTTGGGAGCATATGCTTCCCAACCTTTTTCATTTAAAAGAGAACTGCTACTTTATATATTTTTCAGCGGTGTATACATTTGACCCAAAGCGGCCGCTACCGCTTGATGAGTCACTTTCCCCTCAATGACATTAACTCCTCTTGCAAGTGCCTGATTGTTTGTGATCGCTTCACGATATCCTTTATTGGCAATTTCCGTTACGTAACTCAGCGTTGCATTGGTCAGGGCCATCGTGGCTATACGTGGTACTGCG contains the following coding sequences:
- the xerD gene encoding site-specific tyrosine recombinase XerD, which produces MDKLIDRFIQYLAVERGLANNTLESYRRDLTNFANHVRQNSITDVNQLRRATIISFLADLQRKGKANSTISRNLASIRTFFGFLLRDGFIDGDPTANLESPKIEKRLPKVLSVEEVEALLQSPDISKVSGLRDKAMLELLYATGIRVTELVSLNVEDVNLNMGFLKCTGKGNKERIIPLGSVAERYVHQYLARSRTKLVRDIHEPALFLNHHGRRLSRQGFWKIIKKYAKLAAIDKEITPHTLRHSFATHLLENGADLRSVQEMLGHADISTTQIYTHITKTRLKEVYEQTHPRA
- a CDS encoding DUF4227 family protein — translated: MIISVRRWIRYLRMTVYIVLFSFVLFKLFGVFQEMVQHTDPYREPRQDAVKVHALNDQQGPWWKSWLERLVEFYMTGE